From one Butyricimonas faecihominis genomic stretch:
- the ileS gene encoding isoleucine--tRNA ligase has translation MDKKFQEYKGLDLSQVNKDVLKEWESNNTFEQSLKNREGYPSFVFFEGPPSANGMPGIHHVMARTIKDIICRYKTLQGFLVERKAGWDTHGLPVELGVEKKLGITKENIGKTISVADYNKECRSDVMKFTREWEDLTNKMGYWVDMSNPYITYDNRYIETLWYLLKQLYEKGFLYKGYTIQPYSPAAGTGLSTHELNQPGCYRDVKDTTCVAQFKVIRDEKSEKLFAFSDEVYFTAWTTTPWTLPSNTALAVGPNITYLEVKTYNPYTFRPVTIIMAKDRFSAYFNKKAEGITLEDYKEGDKLIPYQIVAEYKGPELEGIRYEQLLPWMQPMGDAFRVILGDYVTTEDGTGIVHIAPTFGADDDRVAKVAGIAPLQLIDKEGSKQPMVDKRGRLFRMEDIDPEYLKNNVNTDLYGEFAGRFVKNAYDPNLTENDTTLDIDLSILLKRENKAFKVEKHEHNYPHCWRTDKPVLYYPLDSWFIKTTAVRDRMIELNKTINWKPASTGEGRFGKWLENLVDWNLSRSRYWGTPLPIWVSEDGTEKKCIGSVKELVEETEKAIQAGIMKENPFKDFKVGDYSKENYEKIDLHRPYVDDIILVSPTGQPMYREKDLIDVWFDSGAMPYAQVHYPFENKELIDNRTNFPADFIAEGVDQTRGWFFTLHAIATMVFDSVAFKNIISNGLVLDAKGNKMSKRLGNAVDPFDTIEKQGSDPLRWYMITNSQPWDNLKFDIAGVEEVKRKFFGTLYNTYSFFALYANIDKFTYAEAEVPFNERPEIDRWILSLLNSLIKEVTEAYEKYEPTRAGRAIQDFVIENLSNWYVRLSRKRYWGGEQTTDKLSAYQTLYTCLETVAILSSPIAPFYMDRLFTDLNKVTGRYTTDVHLVDFPVADASMIDKQLEERMNMAQQISSMVLGLRRKVQIRVRQPLCKLLIPILNDEMTTQLDAVKNIILSEVNVKEIEYITDTAGILVKKIKPNFKTLGPKYGKYMKQISALVAEMNQNDIYNFEKQGTYSLEVGTETLELTLEDVEILSEDIPGWLVANEGRLTVALDINITKELREEGIARELINRIQNLRKESDFNVTDKIDLYIGKHKEINEAVENFKAYIASQVLAENVTLIDKAEDGAQPIEIDDIQTFIKIQKM, from the coding sequence ATGGACAAAAAATTCCAAGAGTACAAAGGTTTGGATCTCTCTCAGGTAAACAAGGATGTCTTGAAAGAGTGGGAATCAAACAATACCTTCGAGCAAAGCTTGAAGAATAGAGAGGGGTACCCCTCGTTTGTCTTTTTCGAAGGTCCCCCTTCGGCAAACGGGATGCCAGGTATTCACCACGTAATGGCTAGGACGATTAAAGATATTATTTGCAGATACAAAACTTTACAAGGATTTCTCGTCGAGCGAAAAGCCGGTTGGGATACACACGGGTTACCCGTTGAATTGGGGGTTGAAAAGAAACTCGGTATCACGAAAGAAAATATCGGGAAAACGATTTCCGTGGCTGACTACAACAAAGAATGTCGTTCCGACGTCATGAAATTCACCCGTGAATGGGAAGATTTGACGAACAAGATGGGTTACTGGGTAGATATGAGCAACCCGTACATCACCTACGACAACCGTTACATCGAAACCTTATGGTATTTGTTGAAACAATTGTACGAGAAAGGTTTCCTGTACAAAGGGTACACCATACAACCCTATTCCCCCGCTGCCGGAACAGGATTAAGCACGCACGAGTTGAACCAACCGGGATGTTACCGAGACGTGAAGGACACGACGTGCGTGGCTCAATTTAAAGTGATCCGGGACGAAAAATCGGAAAAATTGTTTGCTTTCAGCGATGAAGTATATTTCACCGCGTGGACAACCACGCCTTGGACGTTACCTTCCAACACGGCATTGGCCGTGGGTCCGAACATCACGTACTTGGAAGTGAAAACTTATAACCCCTATACTTTCCGCCCGGTAACTATTATCATGGCGAAAGATCGTTTCAGCGCGTACTTCAACAAAAAAGCTGAAGGCATCACCTTGGAAGACTACAAGGAAGGAGATAAATTGATCCCTTACCAGATCGTGGCCGAATATAAAGGTCCGGAGTTGGAAGGCATACGTTACGAGCAACTTTTACCTTGGATGCAACCCATGGGTGATGCATTCCGCGTGATCCTCGGTGATTACGTTACCACGGAAGACGGTACCGGGATCGTACATATTGCCCCGACTTTCGGAGCCGATGACGACCGGGTGGCCAAAGTGGCGGGCATAGCCCCCTTGCAATTAATTGACAAGGAAGGCAGCAAGCAACCCATGGTGGACAAACGGGGACGCTTGTTCCGGATGGAAGACATTGACCCGGAATACTTGAAAAATAACGTCAACACGGACCTGTACGGGGAATTTGCAGGACGATTCGTGAAAAACGCTTACGATCCAAATTTAACCGAAAACGACACGACTCTCGACATCGATTTAAGTATCCTGTTAAAACGGGAGAACAAAGCGTTCAAGGTCGAAAAACACGAACATAATTACCCGCATTGCTGGAGAACCGACAAACCGGTACTTTATTATCCGTTGGATTCTTGGTTCATCAAAACGACAGCCGTTCGGGATCGCATGATCGAGCTGAACAAGACCATCAACTGGAAACCCGCCAGCACGGGCGAAGGCCGTTTCGGGAAATGGTTGGAGAATCTAGTGGATTGGAACCTCTCGCGTTCCCGCTACTGGGGAACTCCCCTACCGATATGGGTCAGCGAGGACGGGACAGAGAAAAAATGTATCGGTTCGGTGAAAGAATTAGTTGAAGAAACTGAAAAAGCAATACAGGCAGGAATCATGAAGGAGAACCCCTTCAAAGATTTCAAGGTGGGAGACTACTCGAAAGAGAATTACGAGAAAATCGACCTGCACCGCCCGTACGTGGATGACATTATACTGGTTTCTCCCACCGGACAACCGATGTACCGGGAGAAAGACCTGATCGACGTGTGGTTCGATTCGGGAGCCATGCCTTACGCGCAGGTACATTACCCGTTCGAGAACAAAGAATTGATCGATAACCGGACAAATTTCCCGGCAGACTTTATCGCCGAAGGAGTGGACCAGACCCGCGGTTGGTTCTTCACGCTACACGCTATCGCGACCATGGTGTTCGATTCCGTGGCATTCAAGAATATCATATCCAACGGACTGGTGCTTGATGCCAAGGGAAACAAGATGTCCAAACGTTTAGGCAATGCCGTTGATCCTTTCGACACGATCGAGAAACAAGGATCAGATCCCCTGCGTTGGTACATGATCACGAACTCTCAACCGTGGGATAACTTGAAATTCGACATCGCCGGGGTGGAAGAAGTGAAACGTAAGTTCTTCGGGACACTGTATAACACGTACAGTTTCTTCGCCTTGTATGCCAATATAGACAAGTTCACGTATGCAGAGGCAGAAGTTCCGTTTAACGAGAGACCGGAAATCGATCGCTGGATTCTTTCTCTATTGAACAGCTTGATTAAAGAGGTCACCGAGGCTTACGAGAAATACGAACCGACACGGGCCGGACGGGCAATACAGGATTTCGTGATCGAGAACCTGTCGAACTGGTACGTGCGTCTCTCCCGTAAACGTTACTGGGGTGGCGAGCAAACCACCGATAAACTGTCGGCTTACCAAACGTTATATACTTGCTTGGAGACCGTGGCAATCTTGTCCTCACCCATCGCGCCGTTCTACATGGATCGCCTGTTCACGGACTTGAACAAGGTTACGGGACGATACACGACGGACGTTCATCTAGTAGATTTCCCGGTGGCTGACGCATCAATGATCGACAAGCAACTGGAGGAACGGATGAACATGGCTCAACAAATATCTTCCATGGTACTTGGACTGAGACGCAAAGTTCAAATCCGGGTAAGACAACCGCTGTGCAAGCTGTTGATCCCGATCTTGAATGACGAGATGACCACCCAACTGGATGCCGTGAAGAACATCATCCTGTCGGAAGTCAACGTGAAGGAGATCGAATACATCACCGACACGGCAGGTATCTTGGTAAAGAAGATTAAACCGAACTTCAAGACCCTAGGACCGAAATACGGTAAATACATGAAACAGATTTCCGCTCTCGTAGCCGAAATGAACCAGAATGATATTTACAATTTCGAGAAACAAGGAACTTATTCCCTTGAAGTGGGAACGGAAACACTGGAACTGACGCTGGAAGACGTGGAGATTCTGTCGGAAGACATTCCGGGCTGGTTAGTAGCTAACGAGGGACGTCTCACGGTTGCCTTGGACATCAATATCACGAAGGAATTACGTGAAGAAGGTATCGCCCGGGAGTTGATCAACCGAATCCAGAACTTGAGAAAAGAGAGTGATTTCAACGTGACAGACAAAATTGATCTTTACATCGGGAAACATAAAGAGATCAATGAAGCGGTCGAGAACTTCAAGGCGTACATCGCCAGCCAAGTTCTGGCAGAGAACGTTACGTTAATAGATAAAGCCGAGGACGGTGCCCAACCCATCGAAATCGACGACATACAAACGTTTATTAAGATCCAGAAAATGTAA
- the fbp gene encoding class 1 fructose-bisphosphatase, which yields MIMHKVTTLNQFIIERQAEIPGATGEFSRLLHHIGIAAKKVHREVNKAGLVDILGKVGSINVQGEDQQKLDVYADKTFMDELRASGECCGVATEENQDIVVFEEGLSKDGKYIICMDPLDGSSNIDVNVSVGTIFSIYKRISPIGEPLVMDDFFQPGTEQVAAGYVIYGSSTMLVYTSGNGVNGFTLDTSIGEFCLSHPNMQTPESGKIYSINEGNYVNFPVGVKKFIKYCQEKDEATNRPYTSRYIGSLVADFHRNMLKGGVFLYPQTSSHPTGKLRLLYECNPMAFIAEQSGGLATDGEQRILEIKPEALHQRVPLYTGSKKMVQKVQEFLTFFNNI from the coding sequence ATGATAATGCATAAAGTTACAACTTTAAATCAATTTATTATTGAACGGCAAGCCGAGATTCCCGGGGCTACCGGAGAATTTTCACGACTTTTGCACCACATAGGTATCGCTGCCAAAAAGGTTCACCGGGAGGTTAATAAGGCTGGTTTGGTAGATATACTTGGAAAGGTGGGTTCAATCAATGTGCAAGGAGAGGACCAACAGAAGTTGGATGTCTATGCCGACAAAACTTTTATGGATGAGTTGAGGGCGAGTGGCGAGTGTTGTGGGGTGGCTACTGAAGAAAATCAGGACATCGTGGTTTTCGAGGAAGGATTAAGTAAGGACGGGAAGTACATCATTTGTATGGACCCGCTGGATGGATCGTCAAATATTGACGTGAATGTTTCCGTGGGTACGATCTTCTCTATTTATAAACGTATTTCTCCTATCGGGGAACCGCTCGTGATGGACGATTTCTTCCAGCCCGGAACGGAACAGGTGGCTGCCGGTTATGTGATTTACGGGTCATCAACCATGTTGGTGTATACTTCCGGTAACGGGGTGAATGGTTTCACGCTGGATACTTCTATCGGGGAGTTCTGTTTGTCTCACCCGAATATGCAAACACCGGAAAGCGGAAAGATATATTCAATCAACGAGGGTAATTACGTGAATTTCCCCGTGGGTGTGAAAAAATTTATCAAGTATTGTCAGGAGAAAGATGAGGCAACGAACCGGCCGTACACGTCCCGTTATATCGGGTCTTTGGTAGCCGATTTCCACCGGAATATGTTGAAAGGTGGGGTGTTCTTATATCCGCAGACAAGTTCTCACCCGACAGGAAAGTTGAGATTGTTGTACGAGTGTAACCCGATGGCGTTTATCGCCGAACAATCCGGAGGGTTGGCCACGGACGGGGAGCAACGAATCTTGGAGATAAAGCCGGAGGCTCTCCATCAACGGGTGCCGTTGTACACGGGCTCGAAGAAGATGGTACAGAAAGTACAGGAGTTTCTGACATTCTTCAATAATATCTAG
- a CDS encoding glycosyltransferase family 2 protein, with the protein MKHKTLSIIIPAYNEARTLFTLLEKVHHTRLVENIQKEIIVINDCSKDETEAEIQRFMETYPDCPLQYHNQPYNQGKGAALRVGIQKASGEWTVIQDADLEYEPEDFNPLLTWMIEHDGKVIYGSRFLNKANKHSYQRFYFGGRLLSIITNILYGQHLTDEPTCYKMFDTALLKSIPLKCTGFEFCPEVTAKVCRKGYKIKELPIHYYPRSIDEGKKINWKDGVIGIWTLIKYRF; encoded by the coding sequence ATGAAACATAAAACGCTGTCCATCATCATTCCAGCCTATAACGAGGCCCGAACTCTTTTCACGTTACTGGAAAAAGTTCACCACACACGACTAGTTGAAAATATCCAAAAAGAAATTATCGTTATAAACGACTGTTCGAAAGACGAAACGGAGGCCGAAATTCAGCGTTTCATGGAAACGTATCCCGATTGCCCCCTTCAATACCACAACCAACCTTACAACCAAGGCAAAGGAGCGGCTCTGCGGGTCGGGATTCAAAAGGCCAGCGGGGAGTGGACCGTCATACAGGACGCGGACCTTGAATACGAACCAGAAGACTTTAACCCGTTACTGACATGGATGATCGAACACGACGGGAAAGTTATCTACGGGTCCCGCTTTCTAAACAAAGCGAACAAACACTCCTACCAGCGATTCTATTTCGGTGGCAGGCTATTATCCATCATCACGAACATCCTGTACGGGCAACACTTGACGGACGAACCGACCTGTTACAAAATGTTCGACACCGCACTACTTAAATCCATCCCGTTAAAATGCACCGGATTCGAATTTTGTCCGGAAGTAACAGCCAAAGTTTGTCGCAAGGGATACAAAATAAAGGAATTACCAATCCACTATTACCCCCGGAGCATTGACGAGGGTAAAAAAATAAACTGGAAAGACGGGGTCATTGGCATCTGGACCCTAATAAAATATCGTTTTTAA
- a CDS encoding aspartate kinase, producing the protein MKVFKFGGASVKDAAGVKNLSSIVHQQQGQLIVVVSAMGKTTNLLETLCNAYFHRDSKVPAIMKELKDFHLNIVTSLFPLNAPVYKHLEELFINLENILASESSLCYDYEYDRIICFGELISTTIISDYMEMEGIENQFIDIRKFLKTDQNYRNANIDLELSEQLCKEAFDFNTSSTFVTQGFIAGTRTNQTTTLGREGSDYTAALLANLLNAENVTIWKDVPGVMNADPKEYEKAQVISRMSYKEAIELSHFGAKVIHPKTIKPIQNKQIPLYVKSFLHPESEGTVIQEIDEHLKLPPIYINKENQCLLTLTPRDFSFIAEEKLSHIFAVLAQYKLKLNLMQNSAISFSFCVDCNSAVFNEFLDQLREEFEVRYNQDVKLITIRHYNEEIIREIIGDTPSLVEQRSRTTAQFVLRNHVLQ; encoded by the coding sequence ATGAAAGTTTTTAAATTCGGGGGAGCATCCGTGAAAGATGCAGCAGGGGTAAAAAATCTCTCTTCAATTGTTCATCAACAGCAGGGACAACTTATCGTGGTCGTTTCAGCTATGGGAAAAACGACTAATTTGCTAGAAACATTATGCAACGCCTATTTCCACCGGGACTCGAAAGTCCCCGCCATCATGAAAGAATTAAAAGACTTTCATCTAAATATCGTGACCTCGTTGTTCCCTTTGAATGCCCCGGTCTACAAGCACCTAGAAGAATTATTTATAAACCTAGAAAACATACTGGCAAGCGAATCATCACTATGCTATGATTACGAATACGATCGCATTATCTGTTTCGGGGAACTGATCTCCACGACCATCATTTCCGATTACATGGAAATGGAGGGAATCGAGAATCAATTCATTGACATTCGGAAATTTCTCAAAACCGACCAAAACTATCGTAACGCGAACATAGACTTGGAACTTTCCGAACAACTTTGCAAAGAAGCATTTGATTTCAACACATCGTCCACGTTCGTCACCCAAGGCTTTATCGCCGGAACCCGTACCAACCAAACCACCACGCTAGGACGGGAAGGATCGGATTACACGGCCGCCCTTTTGGCTAACTTGCTAAATGCCGAGAACGTGACGATCTGGAAAGACGTGCCGGGAGTGATGAATGCCGACCCGAAAGAATATGAAAAAGCACAAGTGATCAGCCGGATGTCCTACAAAGAGGCCATCGAGCTGTCCCATTTCGGGGCAAAAGTCATTCATCCGAAAACCATAAAACCGATCCAGAACAAACAAATCCCCCTCTACGTGAAATCCTTCCTGCACCCGGAATCCGAGGGAACCGTGATACAAGAGATTGACGAGCATCTAAAGTTACCCCCCATCTACATTAACAAAGAAAATCAATGCTTGTTGACCCTCACCCCGAGAGATTTCTCTTTTATCGCGGAAGAAAAATTAAGCCACATATTCGCCGTGCTGGCCCAATATAAATTGAAACTGAACCTGATGCAAAACTCCGCCATCAGCTTTTCTTTCTGCGTGGATTGCAACAGCGCCGTGTTCAACGAATTTCTGGATCAACTCCGGGAAGAATTCGAGGTACGCTACAACCAAGACGTGAAACTCATCACGATCCGCCATTACAACGAGGAAATCATCCGGGAGATCATCGGGGATACCCCCTCGCTAGTCGAGCAACGTAGCCGCACGACCGCCCAGTTCGTGCTAAGGAATCATGTATTACAATAA
- a CDS encoding TraR/DksA family transcriptional regulator, whose amino-acid sequence MAEKTRYSDEELQEFKELILEKLEKAKRDYEVLKASISGSDGNDIADTSPTFKVLEEGASVLSKEEAGRLAQRQAKFIAHLEAALVRIENKTYGICRVTGKLISKERLRAVPHATLSMDAKMGQDS is encoded by the coding sequence ATGGCCGAGAAAACTAGATATTCGGATGAAGAGTTGCAGGAATTCAAAGAATTGATTCTTGAGAAACTCGAAAAGGCGAAAAGAGATTACGAGGTGCTGAAAGCCTCGATCTCCGGCAGCGACGGGAATGACATCGCCGATACGTCTCCCACTTTTAAAGTATTGGAAGAGGGAGCATCTGTTCTTTCCAAAGAAGAGGCCGGTCGGCTGGCTCAAAGGCAGGCAAAGTTTATTGCTCACTTGGAAGCCGCATTAGTACGAATTGAAAACAAAACCTACGGGATCTGCCGAGTAACCGGGAAACTGATCTCTAAAGAAAGATTACGCGCCGTACCTCATGCAACATTGAGTATGGATGCCAAAATGGGACAAGACTCTTAA
- a CDS encoding Rpn family recombination-promoting nuclease/putative transposase, which translates to MSRYNLIRFDWAMKRLLRDKANFVVLEGFLSELLQDNIKIHRILESEGNKEDESDKFNRVDVLAENNKKELIIIEVQNTRELYYFQRMLYGVSKAITEYIHEGDLYAEVRKVYSINIVYFDLGQGSDYIYRGVTDFRGIHSGDTLRLSTKQRNTFVKENAGEIFPEYYVLRVNEFDDRAKTPLDEWVRFLKSGIIDENTTAKGLQAARERLRVSDMSEQERRAYERHMDNIRIQWDVLTTAHGEGWDEGKAEGRAEGKAEGKAEGLAEGREKGIQEGIEQEKKETAKKLLEKGIPVETIMTCTGLSLTEIQQLQ; encoded by the coding sequence ATGTCAAGATACAATCTCATCCGGTTCGATTGGGCCATGAAACGCTTATTACGTGATAAAGCAAATTTCGTCGTATTAGAAGGATTTTTGAGCGAATTACTACAAGATAACATCAAAATTCATCGAATCCTAGAAAGCGAAGGTAACAAAGAAGACGAGTCCGACAAATTCAACCGGGTTGACGTTTTGGCTGAAAACAACAAAAAGGAACTCATTATCATAGAAGTTCAAAACACCCGGGAATTATATTATTTTCAACGAATGCTATACGGTGTCTCCAAAGCCATCACAGAATACATTCATGAAGGTGACCTTTATGCTGAAGTTCGAAAAGTCTATTCCATCAATATCGTATATTTCGATTTAGGACAGGGGAGCGATTACATCTACCGTGGAGTAACCGATTTTAGAGGAATTCATTCAGGTGACACCTTACGTCTTTCAACCAAACAACGGAACACGTTCGTGAAAGAAAATGCCGGAGAAATCTTTCCGGAATATTACGTCCTCCGAGTTAATGAATTTGATGATCGGGCCAAAACACCTCTTGACGAGTGGGTCCGTTTCTTGAAATCCGGTATCATTGACGAAAACACCACGGCTAAAGGCTTGCAAGCAGCAAGAGAACGGCTACGTGTGTCAGACATGAGCGAACAGGAACGTCGTGCTTATGAACGCCACATGGACAACATCAGAATCCAGTGGGATGTCCTAACCACTGCACATGGGGAAGGATGGGACGAAGGAAAAGCCGAAGGAAGAGCTGAAGGGAAAGCTGAAGGCAAGGCCGAAGGATTAGCTGAAGGAAGGGAAAAAGGCATTCAAGAGGGCATAGAACAAGAGAAAAAAGAAACCGCCAAAAAATTACTCGAAAAAGGTATTCCGGTCGAGACCATCATGACATGTACCGGATTATCCTTAACGGAAATACAACAATTACAATAA
- a CDS encoding fimbrillin family protein, with product MMKKSWLLYFMGLIALCGCSRMITKESEEKEICFQVDILKMQEAEIGSRAGLNVGDKVGLYIVEQEGEELCLPANEDFYLMNSEADGSLSFADGEKHVYPDNPINIYGFYCKGMESVPADLLAVPVSIPNVQETEEALLSSDFLYVKSEERYRGVEKVITLNFCHQFAKMKFHFKTDTPETVDLNKITDFKVVNVIQEGNFNIATGELTLGNAVDDIEARVAEDFEVIVLPQKIEGNRVLFHFLLGGEEKSYTVLNEGMPLEKGKLYKCNILVNRYPGAGDKDVVVSIQVEDWDESEPPIDVVIEDGQNVVVTLTDVSNGVVVDRADLYLSSEHHDREVRNVPVANNKMEFVFPREIEGGTLRLNKAHFHTVTGDEFDYYFKDKELLGDNLDELSLVAPKVGDAWGDGVIFAVGKVTGYDENASSFVTDVKGINAYRGRMVASKSLGKLAWCEKGAQGANLSVGASDENNGRENMVALENFIELNNDKLENYPAFIACRGLGNGWYFPAYNEIRCVVANKDMLNTKISEQEGVEISIEVYSSSTEVLRDKKYTDNAGYKYEIGDYNSTKISTISEVRAVRAY from the coding sequence ATGATGAAAAAAAGCTGGTTGTTGTATTTTATGGGCTTGATAGCTCTTTGCGGGTGTAGTCGTATGATCACGAAAGAATCGGAAGAGAAGGAAATTTGTTTTCAAGTGGATATTCTCAAGATGCAAGAAGCCGAGATAGGGTCGAGGGCGGGACTTAATGTAGGGGATAAGGTGGGGTTGTATATCGTGGAACAGGAAGGGGAAGAGCTTTGTTTGCCAGCAAACGAGGATTTTTACCTGATGAATAGTGAGGCGGATGGTAGTTTGAGTTTTGCAGACGGAGAGAAACACGTGTACCCGGACAACCCGATAAATATATATGGATTTTATTGTAAAGGGATGGAGAGCGTCCCAGCGGATCTTTTGGCTGTTCCGGTTTCCATACCCAACGTTCAGGAGACAGAGGAAGCTTTGTTGTCTTCTGATTTCCTTTACGTGAAATCGGAAGAACGTTATCGGGGGGTGGAAAAAGTTATTACATTGAATTTTTGCCATCAGTTTGCTAAAATGAAATTTCATTTCAAAACGGATACCCCGGAGACGGTTGATCTGAATAAAATAACGGACTTTAAAGTTGTAAATGTTATTCAGGAGGGAAATTTCAATATTGCCACGGGTGAATTGACGTTAGGTAATGCCGTTGACGATATAGAGGCACGGGTGGCAGAAGATTTTGAAGTAATTGTTTTGCCTCAAAAAATTGAGGGGAATAGGGTTTTGTTTCATTTCTTGCTGGGCGGGGAGGAAAAGTCATACACTGTCCTGAATGAGGGGATGCCATTGGAGAAGGGGAAATTATATAAGTGTAATATTTTGGTAAATCGGTATCCGGGGGCGGGAGATAAGGATGTGGTGGTTAGCATTCAGGTTGAAGATTGGGACGAGTCGGAGCCACCAATTGATGTCGTGATTGAAGATGGGCAGAACGTGGTGGTAACGTTAACGGATGTTTCAAATGGGGTGGTGGTTGATCGAGCGGATTTGTATTTGTCTTCTGAACATCACGACCGAGAAGTGCGGAATGTTCCCGTGGCGAATAATAAGATGGAATTTGTGTTTCCACGAGAGATTGAAGGTGGAACTTTACGATTAAATAAAGCTCACTTCCATACAGTGACGGGAGATGAGTTTGATTATTATTTTAAAGATAAGGAGTTGCTAGGAGATAATTTAGACGAGTTGTCTTTGGTGGCCCCGAAGGTCGGGGATGCTTGGGGAGATGGGGTGATTTTTGCGGTGGGGAAAGTGACGGGATATGATGAAAATGCATCTTCTTTCGTGACGGATGTAAAAGGAATTAATGCTTATAGGGGGCGAATGGTGGCAAGTAAATCGTTAGGAAAATTGGCTTGGTGTGAAAAAGGAGCCCAAGGGGCAAATCTATCGGTGGGTGCAAGTGATGAAAATAATGGTAGAGAGAATATGGTTGCGTTGGAGAATTTTATAGAATTAAATAATGATAAATTGGAGAATTACCCGGCTTTTATAGCTTGTCGTGGTTTGGGAAATGGATGGTATTTTCCGGCATACAATGAAATAAGATGTGTTGTTGCTAATAAAGATATGTTGAATACCAAAATTAGCGAACAGGAGGGAGTGGAAATATCGATAGAGGTGTACAGTAGTTCAACAGAAGTGTTGCGTGATAAAAAATATACTGATAATGCTGGTTATAAATATGAAATAGGTGATTATAATTCTACGAAGATTAGTACAATCTCGGAAGTCCGAGCCGTTCGTGCCTACTGA
- a CDS encoding lipoprotein signal peptidase has product MSTRKKLIIFIIALLVIDQVVKIWIKTHMMIGDEFSVFGDWFKIHFIENNGMAFGMELGGGKWGKTVLSVFRLIAVGGIAWYLGRLIKEKAPMGVILSFGLIFCGAIGNIIDSAFYGMIFSDSYSQVATMFPHGGGYSSFLHGKVVDMLYFPLYEGFLPQWIPIWGGDFFVFFRPVFNLADSYITIGVFILLLFHRKYFASKK; this is encoded by the coding sequence ATGAGTACGCGGAAAAAACTTATTATTTTTATTATTGCCCTATTAGTCATTGATCAAGTTGTTAAAATCTGGATCAAGACCCACATGATGATCGGGGATGAATTCAGTGTCTTCGGAGACTGGTTCAAAATTCATTTTATTGAAAACAACGGGATGGCCTTCGGGATGGAACTCGGGGGAGGCAAGTGGGGAAAAACCGTTTTAAGTGTATTCCGCTTAATCGCCGTGGGGGGTATCGCTTGGTACTTGGGACGTCTCATCAAAGAAAAGGCACCCATGGGGGTTATTCTCTCTTTCGGGTTAATTTTCTGCGGGGCAATAGGTAACATCATCGATAGCGCATTCTACGGGATGATCTTCAGTGACAGTTATTCACAAGTAGCTACTATGTTTCCTCACGGGGGAGGGTACTCCTCGTTCCTACATGGCAAGGTGGTAGATATGCTCTATTTTCCGCTTTACGAAGGCTTTCTGCCTCAATGGATTCCGATCTGGGGAGGTGATTTCTTCGTGTTCTTTCGCCCGGTATTCAACTTGGCTGACTCCTATATTACCATAGGTGTGTTCATCCTGTTACTTTTCCACCGGAAGTATTTCGCATCAAAGAAGTAA